GTCTTTCAGCCCACAACACTCCCACACTTTTCCATCACTTCCACGACACTGAaatacctctcccttcttctttattctctttctctctgtctctgtctctctctccctctctttctactccctctctctctttctttcttctccctctctctttctttcttctccctctctctctctctttcttctccctctctctctttctttctactccctgtctctttttctttcttctccctctctctctttctttctttcttctctctctctctctctttttctcttctccctctctctctttctttctactccctctctctctttttttcttctccctctctctttctttcttctccctctctctttctttcttcctctctctctttctttcttctccctctctctctttcttctccctctttccttcttctccctctctctttctttcttctccctctctctctttctttcttctccctctctctctttcttttttctccctctctctctttcttctccctctctctctttctttcttctccctctctctctttctttcttctacctctctctcttctatctctcctctttcttctccctctctctcttctttctctcctctttgtttctctctcttttctgtctctctattctctgtctctctctctcttctctctctcctctctgtctctctctctgtctctctctctctttctgcctttctctctctctctctctttctctctcactttctgtctctttctgcctctctctctctttctgcctctctctctctctctctctctctctctctctttctctctctctcactctttctctctctctctctctctctctctctctttctctccctttctttcttctctctctctctttctttcttctctctctctttctttcttctccctctctttctttcttctccctctctctctttctttcttctccctctctctctttctttcttctccctctctctctttgtttcttctccctctctctctttctttcttctctctctctttctttcttctccctctctttctttcttctctctctctctctttctttctactctctctctctctctctttctttcttctctctctctctttctttcttctccctctctctctttcttctccctctctctctttctttcttctccctctctctctttctttcttctacctctctctcttctatctctcctctttcttctccctctctctcttctttctctcctctttgtttctctctcttttctgtctctctattctctgtctctctctctcttctctctctcctctctgtctctctctcgtcaacATAATATTTACAGCACTCCCACGATATTAAAACTCACTACAACACTTTTACGTCACTCACACATTTCAAAATTATTCCATAACACTTTGACTTCACTCCAACAGCACTTTTATACTACCCACAGTACTTTCAAATCACGCCCACAACCCTCCCGCACCACGTCCACAACACTCGCCCACCACGCCTACATCCCTCCCGAACCACGCCTACAACCCTCCCACACCACGCCCACAACCCTCCCACAACACGCCCACAACTCTCCCGCACCTCGCCCACTACTCTCCCGCACCACGCCCACAACCCTCCCGCACCACGCCCACAACCCTCCCGCACCACGCCCACAACTCTCCCGCACGTCGCCCACTGCTCTGCCGCACCACGCCCACAACGCTCCCACAACACTGGCCCACCACGCCTACATCCCTCCCGAACCACGCCCACAACCCTCCCGCACCACGCCCACAACCCTCCCGCACCACACCCACAACTCTCCCGCACCTCGCCCACTACTCTCCCGCACCACGCCCACAACCCTCCCGCACCACGCCCACAACCCTCCCGCACCACGCCCACAACTCTCCCGCACCTCGCCCACTACTCTCCCGCACCACGCCCACAACCCTCCCGCACCACGCCCACAACCCTCCCGCACCACGCCCACAACCCTCCCGCACCACGCCTACAACCCTCCCGCACCTCGCCCACTACTCTCCCGCACCACGCCCACAACCCTCCCACAACACACTCAAACCCTCCCACAACACACTCAAACCCTCCCACAACcctcccacaccccgcccacaacCCTCGCCCACCATGATTGGCATTCTGAGCCATGGGGGACAGGACCCCTTTTGAGTCGGGGATTTACCGAAGGTCCGCCCACGTCAGTACTGGTATTATAGGCTTAtacgtctgagagagagagagagagagagagagagagagagagagagagagagagagagagagagagagagagatagagagagagagagagagagagaaagagagagaggtgtgtgtttgtttgtttggttggttggttgtttgtgtgtgtttgtgtttgtgtgtgtgtgtgtttgtttgtgtgtgtgtgtttgtttgtgtgtgtgtttgtttgtgtgtgtgcgcgcgcgttaaGATGcaatattgattcgacatttaaaaggtgcaAAGTTTATAATTGTAACAATATCGTAACAATGTGTATTTGACGTATTTCTATTTTGGagacatatcaatatatcaaaaaTTAGCGTCGAATAGAGTAAGGTCAAATAATTATCTATCCATGGATTATCTGCTTAAAGTGTTTCACAGTTCAAAGGATAAGGAAGTAAGGGAAATGAACATTtttatcagtatgtgtgtgtgtgtgtgtgtgtgtgtgtgtgtgtgtgtgtgtgtgtgtgtgtgtgtgtgtgtgtgtgtgtgtgtgtgtgtgtgcgcgcccgcgcgcgcgttAAGATGCAATACTGAATCGACATTTAAAAGGTACATTGTttataattgtaacaatattGTAACAATGTTTATTTGACGTATTTCTATTTTGGagacatatcaatatatcaaaaaTTAGCGTGGAATAGAGTAAGTTCAAATAATTGTCTATCCATGGacatatcaatataacaaaaatTAGCGTCGAATAGAGTAAGTTCAAATAATTGTCTATCCATGGATTATCTGCTTAAAGTGTTTCACAGTTCAAAGGATAAGGAAGTAAGGGAAGTGAACAATTTTTATCAGTTTCCCCTCAAACGATTTCCTGGGTCTCGTCCGGTGCTGAGTCAGGTTGGGGGAAATCAAAGTCAAAGTTGActttctttctactccctctctgtctctttctttcttctccctctctctctctttctttcttctccctctctctttctttctactccctctctctctttctttcttctccctctctctctttctttcttctccctctctctctctttctttctactccctctctctctttttttcttctccctctctctctttctttcttctccctctctctctctttctttcttctccctctctctctttctttcttctccctctctctctttctttctactccctctctctctttttttcttctccctctctctctttctttctactccctctctctctttctttcttctccctctctctctttctttctactccctttctctttctttctactccctctctctctttctttctactccctctctctctttttcttttttctccctctctctctttctttctactccctttctctttctttctttctttattctttgtcgaAGTCAACTCACGCCATGTTTGCGCTTTCccaatttatcttatttatttctgaTCGTGGGCATTTTatcggaatggggggggggggaggggaggtgacagTTCTGTGTATGCTGAGGAAGAGGTTGAGTTTGTTGTAATGAGACTTAAAGTGATATGAGCGAGAGAAAGGGTTATTATAGGTCTTCTTCGACATACACTGCTGTTAATTAcgctttcaatttcttttttccacGCAatggtttgtcttttttttctattagcatctaaggtgtttttgtttctctctttttttttcttttttttcgttcgtaaattttatccatccatctccccGGTAGAAGGGGAGGATTGATCACTTTTCCGTCCAGGGTAACGACGGAAATTGCAAGCGAGTGGAAATCAgtgtctcgattctgtctcagttttgttgttattataggatttattatcattatcattattattattattactgatttatcattattagggagagggagggaatagagtgaAACCTTGGAATTCAATTTAGTAGTCgagaatattccttttttttttacctctttattCTTAAGATTTAAGTTATGGTGTCCCAACTATTTGAATAAGATTATAGAATTAGATATGGCCGATAGTTATGGTTCTGTGATGCACTATCTATTGGGACGCTTCATGGTAAtgggataaaaaatatatatattgataaaaaaaacatggtagtGGTTTAGGGTTGTCTTTATTGCTTCCTGTTAGTGTTATAAAGGTTAGAggataatttgaatatatatttgcattggtGGTGGCAAggataacataataaaaaataataaaataacatcaataaaagcgGTTATGTCAAAAAAGGTCATTAAGATCATTGCATTCGTGCTTGAAGAGGTGTTGGCAACGGTGATGAGACTACTAATGACTTTCAACACTAAGAGATACGAAGTAGCGAATATCGAAGAAGAAATACGAAGTAGTGGAAAATACGAAGAAGTGAATAGTGAATGACATCAACAATAAGTCTCGACTGCCAACTTACCTTCCCTGGACCACAACTTGTCTCCAAGGAAAGTCCACACCACTTGGAGGACTCTACGACAATCTGTGGGG
The DNA window shown above is from Penaeus vannamei isolate JL-2024 chromosome 12, ASM4276789v1, whole genome shotgun sequence and carries:
- the LOC113817934 gene encoding uncharacterized protein, producing MIAKVLSNHAHNPPAPRPQHSPTTPTSLPNHAYNPPTPRPQPSHNTPTTLPHLAHYSPAPRPQPSRTTPTTLPHHAHNSPARRPLLCRTTPTTLPQHWPTTPTSLPNHAHNPPAPRPQPSRTTPTTLPHLAHYSPAPRPQPSRTTPTTLPHHAHNSPAPRPLLSRTTPTTLPHHAHNPPAPRPQPSRTTPTTLPHLAHYSPAPRPQPSHNTLKPSHNTLKPSHNPPTPRPQPSPTMIGILSHGGQDPF